The genomic stretch TACAACCTTGTTGCATAGTTCAGCTAATTGATATGTAAGAGTGCCTGTACCACAACCTAAATCAAGTATAGATTGACTTTTATTTTTGGGTACAAACTCTAAAAGCCCCTTGCCGTATTCAGCTACAAAATCGTGTTTGTTGTCATATAATGATGAATTCCATTCCATTATAAACCACCTTATTTTTGATTTTCATTTACTACTCATTATCATCTGAAAAAAATTGTAAACCTTAATCAAAAATGATATAATCTTGTAGTAATTATATTTTACAATATGTTTTTTATAATATCAACAAGAGGTTTACTGTTTATGAAACGAAAGTTTTTACAAATCAATATATAACTAAACCCTTTGAGATTTTCATTTTCTCAAAGGGTTTTATAATTATTTTTTCTTTACTTTTTCAATTACTATTTCAACTGCAAATGCAACTAACATACAGATACCACATAATAAACCCATATATATTCCCTTAGACTCACCAACATATTTTGAACCAACTTTGGTTAAGTCATATATTGGAATACCAAGTACATTTACATTAAAAGTTTCAACACCTAAACCATATGCTTTGGTGTAACCAATGTATATAAAAACACTCATAAGTAACATAGCAAAAGCAAAACCAATGGCAACTGCTATAATTCTCTTTACACTTTTCTTCATTATTTTCTCCTTTATAAAGTTGCATTAACTTTGGTTACATTATAAATCAAAATGTTTATTTATACAAGGAACTATCGGTTTCATTAGGTTTGCAACCAATAGTTGCATAATTATTTTTGAATTTCGGCAATTAAGATATTTTAATTTTTCAAAGGTTCTCATAATTTAAAGATAAAATTCAGTTCTTCTTAGTTGAGTATAAGGTTTAGAATTTCTTATTTTCTTTGGCTCATTCATATCTATATCAACATATAGAATTTGCTCTTTATCGTCAGCAACAGAAACAACATTACCACTTGCATCAACTACAACAGACTCACCGGAAAAGTTCATTTCTCCCTCAGTACCAACACGATTGCACATAGCTATACAGACACTATTGTGAAAGGCTTGTACCCTAAGTTCCCACTTAAACATTTCTAATGGTTCTTCCTTAGTATTTACAGTAGGAATCAAGATTAAATCAGCACCTTGCAAAGTTTCTGTACGGATACTTTCG from Ruminococcus bovis encodes the following:
- a CDS encoding LlsX family protein, translated to MKKSVKRIIAVAIGFAFAMLLMSVFIYIGYTKAYGLGVETFNVNVLGIPIYDLTKVGSKYVGESKGIYMGLLCGICMLVAFAVEIVIEKVKKK